The following are encoded together in the Astyanax mexicanus isolate ESR-SI-001 chromosome 8, AstMex3_surface, whole genome shotgun sequence genome:
- the tmem236 gene encoding transmembrane protein 236: MARMPSTSTVKLIVYEVLQFAFLCVPIFVVLERFASLMRAVRSGDTTAYWLVVAVSIAYVTTVTLFVWAPLKFFILKSRRFFTDITNWRPVTLAYVLLSTLPCFAILLASSKVQVDTGNFFDVFTELPVSLVLFALICVDIVERIRPYRLRGQADGLDSDFELSGPVLTHLEQVSSVSAQLPQVNGGENGAAVSPEVRSMSASGRWRAMDGYNMSRTSSTAYLYSSRSHSGSPRIFWARDPRHELFLDTFLFWLDTVEMVRVGGVREVFYSAWIFPVYILAFISTLRVVVAPNSPLLASLGVLSQDLPFLVVRISLVVVFGYVTPLLYVMKNLLVCLTFVYFMLLTKLKVFSRGSMF; encoded by the exons ATGGCCAGGATGCCTTCCACAAGCACAGTCAAGCTGATCGTGTACGAGGTGCTGCAGTTCGCCTTTCTCTGTGTGCCCATCTTTGTGGTCCTGGAGCGCTTCGCCTCCCTCATGAGGGCTGTCAGATCCGGCGACACCACGGCCTACTGGCTGGTGGTGGCAGTGTCCATAGCAtacgtgaccactgtgaccctgTTCGTGTGGGCCCCACTGAAGTTCTTCATCCTGAAGTCCAGGCGCTTCTTCACAGACATTACCAACTG GCGGCCTGTGACACTTGCGTATGTTCTTCTCAGCACATTACCGTGTTTTGCCATTCTCCTGGCCAGCTCTAAG GTTCAGGTAGACACAGGGAACTTCTTTGACGTCTTCACTGAGCTCCCCGTCTCACTGGTGCTGTTTGCCCTCATCTGTGTGGATATCGTGGAAAGAATTCGTCCATATCGCCTCAGAGGACAAG CTGATGGTTTGGACTCAGACTTTGAGCTGTCTGGGCCTGTGCTGACTCACCTGGAGCAGGTGTCCTCTGTGTCGGCGCAGCTGCCGCAGGTGAACGGAGGTGAGAACGGCGCAGCGGTGAGTCCGGAGGTCAGGAGCATGTCAGCGTCAGGACGCTGGAGAGCCATGGATGGATACAACATGTCCCGAACCTCCAGCACGGCCTACCTGTACTCCTCTCGCTCTCACTCGGGGTCTCCTCGGATCTTCTGGGCCAGAGACCCTCGGCATGAACTCTTTCTGGACACCTTCCTGTTCTGGCTGGACACGGTGGAGATGGTCAGGGTGGGTGGGGTTAGGGAAGTCTTCTACTCGGCTTGGATCTTCCCGGTTTACATCCTGGCCTTTATCTCCACGCTTCGTGTGGTGGTAGCTCCTAACAGTCCTCTGCTGGCTTCACTGGGGGTCCTTTCCCAGGACCTTCCCTTCCTGGTTGTGAGGATCAGCCTGGTTGTGGTCTTTGGTTACGTGACGCCGCTGCTCTATGTGATGAAGAACCTGCTGGTCTGCCTCACATTTGTGTACTTTATGCTCCTGACGAAGCTGAAGGTGTTCAGCAGAGGGAGCATGTTCTGA